One window of Botrimarina mediterranea genomic DNA carries:
- a CDS encoding GH92 family glycosyl hydrolase, with product MPIARLLFATTAAILVAMTANSLRAQQRLVDYVDPFLGTAPLTNVKDIGFEPPWRVWAGLTFPGASRPNAMVQLSPMTEYRSGAGYEYEDDEILSFTHTNKGHWNLCYLPMLPVAGEVNPRDFASKFSHEREEAHPGYYRVHLDRYDIDAEVTVTARCGLHRYKYANEGGEAVVFDLAISNERVRDWKLDQPDEHTLTGHQSAHEKVYFYAVANHAIDKVETLRGRRRPVSVVHFHEGAEPLEIRIGLSFVSVENAKLNLEEELADKSFDEVRDEAAAEWEALLSHIEVEGGTERQRGLFYSCLYRSFLWPALRSDVNGEFTDEGGRVVKKDFAYYTIPSLWDDYRNKLVLLAMLTPKVAEDVIQSMIDRGEATGFMPTFFHGDHAAAFITGCYRRGVRGYDVQKAYVLLLKNATEESRRARPHLAEYIEKGYVSTPEVESPVVETKAKAGVTKTLEYAYDDYALALLARDLGHEDVADDLMKRAGNYANVFDASTGLMRGRKADGSWVEPFDAEYPYYEYLYREANAWQSSFFAPHDTEGLIALYPSKQAFEEQLDRLFSIPWNPAHIAMNVNSFIGQYCHGNQPDHGFPYLYYWVGKQEKTQAILDEIMDRFYGMDDGRTLCGMDDAGEMSSWYVFNAIGLYTYSPADEDYLVCVPVFDEARIQIGEVEITVVREGQGRRIESVTCGNERLQGLSVSHQELVDGKRIVIRTIPE from the coding sequence ATGCCTATCGCCCGCCTGCTGTTTGCGACGACGGCTGCCATCCTCGTCGCCATGACGGCTAACTCGCTGCGTGCCCAACAACGGCTCGTCGACTACGTCGATCCGTTCCTCGGGACGGCGCCGCTGACAAACGTCAAGGACATTGGCTTCGAACCGCCATGGCGGGTGTGGGCGGGCCTCACGTTCCCCGGTGCGTCGCGGCCCAACGCGATGGTGCAGCTCAGCCCCATGACCGAGTACCGCAGCGGCGCGGGATACGAGTACGAGGATGACGAGATCCTCTCCTTCACTCACACCAACAAGGGCCACTGGAACCTCTGCTACCTCCCGATGCTCCCCGTGGCCGGCGAGGTCAACCCGCGTGACTTCGCCTCGAAGTTCAGCCACGAGCGTGAAGAGGCGCATCCCGGCTACTACCGCGTCCACTTGGATCGTTACGACATCGACGCCGAGGTTACGGTCACCGCGCGTTGCGGTCTGCATCGATACAAGTACGCTAACGAAGGCGGCGAGGCCGTAGTCTTCGATCTGGCGATCTCGAACGAACGTGTCCGCGATTGGAAGCTCGACCAGCCGGACGAGCACACTCTCACGGGCCATCAGTCGGCCCATGAGAAGGTCTACTTCTACGCCGTAGCGAACCACGCGATCGACAAGGTCGAAACCCTCCGTGGTCGCCGTCGGCCGGTGTCGGTTGTTCACTTCCACGAGGGCGCCGAGCCGTTGGAGATCCGCATTGGCCTCTCGTTCGTGAGTGTCGAGAACGCCAAGCTTAATCTCGAGGAAGAACTGGCGGACAAGTCTTTCGACGAGGTCCGTGACGAGGCCGCCGCCGAGTGGGAAGCCCTGCTATCGCACATCGAAGTCGAGGGCGGAACGGAGCGGCAACGAGGGCTGTTTTACTCTTGCCTCTACCGGTCGTTCCTATGGCCGGCTCTGCGTAGCGACGTGAATGGTGAGTTTACCGACGAAGGCGGCCGGGTCGTCAAGAAGGACTTCGCCTATTACACGATTCCCTCGCTATGGGACGACTACCGCAACAAACTCGTGCTGTTGGCGATGCTGACGCCCAAAGTCGCCGAGGACGTCATCCAATCGATGATCGATCGCGGCGAAGCAACCGGCTTCATGCCGACCTTCTTCCACGGCGACCACGCCGCGGCGTTCATTACCGGCTGCTATCGGCGTGGCGTGCGTGGCTACGACGTTCAGAAGGCGTATGTGCTGCTTCTGAAGAACGCGACCGAAGAGTCCCGCCGCGCGCGACCGCACTTGGCGGAATACATCGAGAAAGGGTATGTCTCAACCCCCGAGGTCGAATCGCCCGTCGTCGAGACCAAGGCCAAAGCCGGCGTTACCAAGACGCTCGAGTACGCCTACGACGATTACGCGCTGGCCTTGCTGGCTCGTGACCTCGGGCACGAAGACGTTGCCGACGACTTGATGAAGCGTGCCGGCAACTACGCGAACGTTTTTGACGCCTCAACGGGACTGATGCGCGGCCGCAAAGCGGACGGTAGTTGGGTGGAGCCCTTCGACGCCGAGTACCCCTACTACGAGTACCTGTATCGCGAAGCGAACGCCTGGCAATCTTCGTTCTTCGCGCCGCACGACACCGAGGGGCTCATCGCCCTCTACCCGAGCAAGCAGGCGTTCGAAGAGCAACTCGATCGGCTGTTCTCGATCCCTTGGAACCCAGCTCACATCGCGATGAACGTCAACAGCTTCATCGGCCAGTACTGCCACGGCAACCAGCCCGACCACGGCTTTCCCTACCTCTATTATTGGGTCGGCAAGCAAGAGAAAACGCAGGCGATCCTTGATGAGATCATGGACCGCTTCTACGGCATGGACGATGGCCGAACACTGTGCGGCATGGACGACGCCGGCGAGATGTCGTCTTGGTACGTTTTCAACGCGATCGGTCTCTACACTTACTCGCCCGCCGACGAAGACTACCTAGTCTGTGTCCCCGTCTTTGATGAGGCTCGAATCCAGATCGGGGAAGTCGAAATCACTGTCGTTCGAGAGGGGCAAGGCCGCCGAATCGAGTCAGTCACTTGCGGAAACGAGAGACTGCAAGGGTTATCGGTCTCGCATCAAGAGCTGGTTGACGGCAAGAGGATTGTGATTCGCACAATTCCAGAATGA
- a CDS encoding GGDEF domain-containing protein: MTTTVAATRDDLWRRFAELIQRHPKKSIAISLVLATIVAIFDYATGDEVPILFCYLPSVMLICWVSNLAMGATLAAVCCTGWLIDDLIGLEEGGVTAHECWTAASHAMCFAVVIVMLRRLKVGYANERRLARTDALTGLLNAKAFRERAEEEIARVNRYGHQVSAAFIDCDNFKTVNDTLGHQEGDRLLAAIAQEMKVAVRETDVPARMGGDEFAILLPETSQQDAHNVVNRLQAALNDRMQQEKWPVTFSIGVAIYTSPPASVDALLHSADKLMYEVKAGSKNDFVLRLVA, from the coding sequence GTGACCACGACTGTAGCGGCGACTCGTGACGATCTCTGGCGCCGATTTGCTGAACTCATACAACGTCATCCTAAGAAGTCGATCGCGATCTCTTTGGTGTTGGCGACGATAGTCGCGATCTTCGACTACGCCACCGGGGACGAAGTCCCCATCTTGTTCTGCTACCTGCCCTCGGTGATGCTGATCTGCTGGGTCTCGAACCTCGCGATGGGCGCCACACTAGCGGCCGTCTGTTGCACGGGTTGGTTGATCGATGATTTGATCGGGCTTGAAGAAGGTGGAGTCACCGCCCACGAATGTTGGACGGCCGCTTCGCACGCCATGTGTTTTGCCGTGGTCATCGTGATGCTGCGGCGACTCAAAGTCGGATACGCGAATGAACGTCGCTTAGCCCGGACGGACGCCTTAACGGGTCTGCTTAACGCCAAAGCGTTCCGCGAACGCGCGGAGGAAGAGATCGCGCGTGTCAATCGTTACGGCCATCAGGTATCTGCGGCCTTTATCGATTGTGACAATTTCAAAACGGTCAATGACACCCTGGGCCATCAAGAGGGAGATCGACTCCTTGCCGCTATCGCACAAGAGATGAAGGTCGCCGTCCGGGAGACCGATGTTCCCGCCCGCATGGGCGGCGACGAGTTTGCCATCCTGTTGCCAGAGACTTCTCAGCAGGACGCGCACAACGTCGTCAATCGATTGCAAGCGGCTCTCAATGATCGGATGCAGCAGGAGAAATGGCCCGTTACCTTCAGCATTGGGGTAGCAATCTACACGTCGCCCCCCGCCTCAGTTGACGCCCTCCTGCACAGCGCTGACAAGTTGATGTACGAGGTGAAGGCCGGCAGCAAGAACGACTTCGTGCTGCGGCTGGTCGCCTGA
- the tssK gene encoding type VI secretion system baseplate subunit TssK: MHDLPIHWHEGMFLTPQHFQAADRWQARARSIGSRWDNHYNWGVRSVEIDTDALRNGRLVVRSLQARMPDGELLCFPEDGVLPIVDLRESLRRNRTARVELALPLAKPNQREVTEDAALVSARSVVELRDAVDCNTGAGVQSIPVLRPNARLLVTGDDQAGYQTLSILQVRRSEGANAEPELDPEFIPPLLACDAWAPLQVGVLLRLLERIERKADVLASQAAGRGLDFDSAGQGERLLLEQVRVLNEAIGVLSIDVAAQGVAPLLVYRELARIVGKLSAFAHGMRSRVLPAYDHDDLARCFFSARREIEALLSEVVEPSYQERQFIADKATLAVDVDALWLEPSHRLLVGVQSSAAPDDVQRLLTAGRSLKVGASDRVDDIFMRGESGLALTRIIHVPRALPVRPGLEYYEIGVDQSPSDWLAVGRSMSLAVRFAEHLVGDQPADRNEIVLNDEGKTFTLSLSLFALPNTTAGRINQRDVTPAELTSV, encoded by the coding sequence ATGCACGACCTACCGATCCACTGGCACGAGGGGATGTTCCTTACCCCTCAGCACTTTCAGGCCGCCGACCGCTGGCAGGCCCGGGCGCGTTCCATCGGCTCACGCTGGGACAACCACTACAACTGGGGAGTGCGGTCGGTCGAGATCGACACCGACGCCCTCCGCAACGGCCGCCTGGTGGTGCGGAGCTTGCAGGCCCGGATGCCGGACGGTGAGCTGCTGTGCTTCCCCGAGGACGGGGTGCTGCCGATCGTCGATCTGCGAGAATCCCTGCGTCGCAATCGCACGGCGCGTGTGGAGCTGGCGCTGCCGCTCGCCAAGCCGAATCAACGTGAGGTGACGGAAGACGCTGCGCTGGTCTCGGCGCGGAGCGTGGTCGAGCTGCGTGACGCCGTCGATTGCAATACCGGAGCCGGTGTTCAGTCGATCCCCGTGCTGCGTCCCAACGCCCGACTGCTCGTTACCGGCGACGATCAAGCCGGCTATCAGACACTCTCCATCTTGCAGGTGCGCCGCTCCGAAGGGGCTAACGCCGAGCCGGAGCTCGACCCCGAGTTCATCCCGCCGTTGTTGGCCTGCGACGCTTGGGCGCCGCTGCAAGTCGGCGTTCTGTTGCGGTTGCTTGAGCGGATCGAACGGAAGGCCGATGTGCTCGCCTCCCAAGCCGCCGGTCGCGGGCTCGACTTCGATAGCGCCGGCCAAGGCGAACGGCTGCTGCTGGAGCAGGTCCGTGTCCTTAACGAGGCGATCGGCGTGCTGTCGATCGACGTCGCGGCGCAAGGCGTGGCGCCTTTGCTGGTCTATCGGGAACTCGCCCGGATCGTTGGCAAGTTGTCAGCGTTCGCACACGGTATGCGTAGCCGTGTGCTGCCGGCCTACGACCATGACGACTTAGCGAGGTGCTTTTTCTCCGCTCGGCGCGAGATCGAGGCTCTGCTGTCGGAGGTCGTTGAGCCAAGCTATCAGGAACGCCAGTTTATTGCTGATAAGGCGACGCTCGCGGTCGATGTCGACGCCTTGTGGCTTGAGCCGTCGCACCGATTGCTCGTTGGCGTGCAGTCGTCGGCGGCGCCGGACGATGTCCAGCGTCTTTTGACCGCCGGCCGTAGTCTGAAGGTTGGCGCTAGTGATCGTGTCGATGATATCTTCATGCGAGGAGAATCCGGTCTCGCGCTGACACGCATCATCCACGTTCCGCGCGCCTTGCCCGTCAGGCCAGGCCTGGAATACTACGAGATCGGCGTCGATCAGTCGCCTAGCGATTGGCTCGCGGTAGGGCGATCCATGTCATTAGCTGTTCGTTTTGCCGAGCATCTAGTGGGCGATCAGCCTGCTGATCGCAACGAGATCGTCCTTAACGATGAAGGCAAGACGTTTACGCTGTCTCTCTCGCTCTTCGCGTTGCCGAATACGACCGCAGGTCGGATCAACCAACGGGACGTGACGCCGGCCGAATTGACGTCGGTTTGA